ATTGGTGGAAATCCCCTAATTTCAAGGATAGACCTTACAATGAGTATATTTGATCTTATCGTTAAGAATTTCAACGGTAATTTCCAAGGAGTTATCCATAACGCCATATTTTCATCGTACGGATTAATTGCTGGTTCAAACTATGGTCCAAGAACATTAATTGCAAACAGTATTGGGGTAACGGGGGTTACAATCACGCCAACAATATTTGGTGCAGTTTTAATGGATTTTGGAATGATAGGGCTTGTTCCATATTTTGGAATTTTTGGGCTTTTAATGGGGCTTTCAAATAATCTTTCAAGTAAATTAAAAGGTTTATATCTTGGATTTTATTCAATAATGGTTTCTTACTTAATCGTTGGAATTGAAACTGGGATTTTGGATTTAGATGTGGTTGTAATGTATGCATTAGGTATAATTATGACATTTTACGGGATTTTTCGGGGGATTTTAAATGCTAAAAAATAATTTTGAAAGATTTAAAGATTATTTCAGAGAAAAATATGGACTTGGACTTGATAACCCGATAGTAATAATTTTTTTGGGGCACATGCTGATATTCTTACTCGCAATTCCTTATTTTGATAAATTTGGAATAGATTCCCTTTTAAAAATGATATTGGTCGTATTTGGAAATTTAGCTATTTTTTCAATTCCATTTTTTATAAATTTTGAAAAGACGTTGAAATTAGGTAAATTAAATTTAAAATTAATTTCTGGAATTTTACTTGGATTTTCCATGTTCTTTGGAGTATTTGTACTTTCAGCAAGTGTTATAAATGCGATACTCTTTTCAGGACTTGTATTTTTGATTTTACACGTATTTATGAAATATTATTACTCTGAAAAAATAAGTAAAATCATGTTTTTAATCGGGGTAATTTCATTCATTGCAATAATTTTAATTCATGGAAGCGTTCCAATTACCGATTATACAGTTAGAATGGCAATTTCAAACGATCCATTGAGATTAATTTCATCAGGTGCGCTTACATTTGCAAGTCTCTTTAATTTTGGATATTTTATGGTATCTTTTGCAATTTTGGCAGTAACGGGCTATAAAGCAAATGTTTTGGTATTAATCGTTGCATATTTGCTTTATAATTATAAAAGAAACAAAATAAATGCAAAAAAAATATTTTTAATTGGAATTTTTACAATACCATTTTTAGGAATAATGGCAAAATCGATACTTTCTTCATCAGGCCAATCATGGAGCCTTAATTTTTTAGAAATCATGTCATACAGGGCCTATTTTGATTTAATGACTTTAGAAAAGATTATATTGTACCCTACGGCATTATGTGGAAAAATTGCATTTACACCTGGTGGCGAGTCGTTAATTGGTGAAATAATTCATGGTTACACACATAATATTACTTCAACCATGTTTGGCCCGATTTATCTTGATCTGGGTTACTACAGCTTAATTTTTTCGTTAATATTTGGAATAATAAGTAAGTTAATATATAAAAAGAGCGATACTAAAATATATTCTATTTATGGTGCCGTATTGTTATCAATGTGTGAAATCGGCATTAATTACGGTTTTTTAGTTACCATGTTAACGTTCTTGTATGTTTCAGAAAATCTGCAGAAAAAACCCTAATCGTTTAAAAAAGTATATTTATTTCTTATTTCAGTGTTAAAGTGGTATAATGGTATCAATAAAGGATATCGGAAAAGATTATAACGTTCCCGAAGATAAAAAGTATCTTGTTATTGTTGTCGACATGGATGACGATGTCGGAAGGAAGGCAAATATCAGGACTCCAATTTTAAGTAGGGAGGATAATATCAATGCAGCTGTGAAGCTTGGATTGACTGACCCTGGGGACAGTGATGTAAATTCAATGCTTGGTGGAATTCAGCACTATGATCATCTAAAAAAAGAAGGAAAAGATGTTGAAATTGCAACAATTTCTGGGGATATAGATATTGAATCAGAGGTATGTGCAATTAAAATTAAGGAACAGATTGACTTTTTAATTTATCTCTATGAACCTAATTTCATATATCTCGTTTCAGATGGGAAAGAAGACGAAATGGTTTTGAAATATTTGGAGTTAAAAGATATTTTCGTTTGGAAAAAGAGAATCGTAATTAAACAGAACGAATCTCTCGAATCAACGTACTACCTTGTACAAGAATTTATAAAAAAGACAATGTCCCAGTACATTCCTTTAATATTTACCTCAATCGGATTTGCAATGATTCTTTATGCGATATTCTCAGATCTGGGCTGGAGAATAATTGCAGGACTTATTGGAATTTACATCTTATCTGAGGGCGTTGGATTAGTAGAATCCCTCAAAAAGACACTTACTGAAAGTAAAAAAGGTCTCGAAGTTGGAAAACTATCTCCTTTTGGAAATATTTTGGGATTTTTGATACTTCTTGTTGGAATACTCTACTCTTACCGAGTTTCGGTAGATCCAGAATTAACGATATTCTTTGGAAAATTCCTGCTAAATATTGCAAATCCTTTAACGTTGGGTTTTGTGTTATTGGTGCTTGTTCACTTTATAGATGATTTGATACATACTGAAAAAAGTATACTCCGGCTTTTAAAGAGACTATTTTTCAACGTAATTTTAGCGTTTATGTTAAGACAAATGTTGATAGTTTCATCAGGCTATTTAAATGGATATGCTGTTGAATTTACGGGTCTTGTAATGTATATTTTGGCATATGTTTCTGTATTGATAGTATTGTCTGTTGTATTATTTCATGAACCTAAAAACAAGGAAAAGCTGAATACCGAATAGTTGTGAAACTCATGCTTGAAATTCTAGGTTACAACAAAGGATCATTTGAAGTTTTAAATCTGGACCAAATGGATAGAGAACACGATCTCATATGGATTGATTGTTATGATCCTTCAGACGTAGAATTGATAGAACTTTCAAAAACAATGGGTATAGAAATTGATGAATTAAGTCTTGGGCTCGATGAACAGGAAGTTCCAAGGGTCGAAGAAGAAGATAACTACTATAC
This Methanococcus maripaludis C5 DNA region includes the following protein-coding sequences:
- a CDS encoding oligosaccharide repeat unit polymerase family protein, with the translated sequence MLKNNFERFKDYFREKYGLGLDNPIVIIFLGHMLIFLLAIPYFDKFGIDSLLKMILVVFGNLAIFSIPFFINFEKTLKLGKLNLKLISGILLGFSMFFGVFVLSASVINAILFSGLVFLILHVFMKYYYSEKISKIMFLIGVISFIAIILIHGSVPITDYTVRMAISNDPLRLISSGALTFASLFNFGYFMVSFAILAVTGYKANVLVLIVAYLLYNYKRNKINAKKIFLIGIFTIPFLGIMAKSILSSSGQSWSLNFLEIMSYRAYFDLMTLEKIILYPTALCGKIAFTPGGESLIGEIIHGYTHNITSTMFGPIYLDLGYYSLIFSLIFGIISKLIYKKSDTKIYSIYGAVLLSMCEIGINYGFLVTMLTFLYVSENLQKKP
- a CDS encoding DUF373 family protein is translated as MVSIKDIGKDYNVPEDKKYLVIVVDMDDDVGRKANIRTPILSREDNINAAVKLGLTDPGDSDVNSMLGGIQHYDHLKKEGKDVEIATISGDIDIESEVCAIKIKEQIDFLIYLYEPNFIYLVSDGKEDEMVLKYLELKDIFVWKKRIVIKQNESLESTYYLVQEFIKKTMSQYIPLIFTSIGFAMILYAIFSDLGWRIIAGLIGIYILSEGVGLVESLKKTLTESKKGLEVGKLSPFGNILGFLILLVGILYSYRVSVDPELTIFFGKFLLNIANPLTLGFVLLVLVHFIDDLIHTEKSILRLLKRLFFNVILAFMLRQMLIVSSGYLNGYAVEFTGLVMYILAYVSVLIVLSVVLFHEPKNKEKLNTE